The genomic DNA GGCCGACAGAAGGAAATTGATCGGGTCATCCAGATTCTGTCCCGGCGCACCAAGAATAACCCGGCTCTGATCGGTGAACCCGGCGTCGGTAAAACCGCCATCGTGGAGGGCCTGGCCCATCGCATTATAGCCGCCGACGTCCCAGAGACGCTGGAAAATAAACGGCTGGTTTCCATGGACATCGCCTCCCTGGTAGCCGGCACGAAATACAGGGGTGAATTTGAAGAGCGGCTCAAGAAAATACTTGAAGAGTTAAGAAGCGTCGGCAATATCGTCGTCTTTATTGACGAATTTCACACCATGGTCGGCGCCGGCGCGGCCGAGGGGGCGGTAGATGCCGCCAACATCATGAAGCCGTCGCTGGCCCGCGGTGAAATTCAGATTATCGGCGCTACCACACTTGATGACTATCGCAAGCATGTGGAACGGGACGCAGCTCTGGAACGGCGCTTCCAGCCGGTGCTGGTTGAAGAACCATCGCTGGAAGATACTATTGAAATTCTGCGCGGCATCCGAAGCCGCTATGAGGAGCATCACCGGCTGGACATCACCGATGACGCACTGGAAGCGGCGGCCAACATGGCCTCGCGCTACATCTCCGACCGTTTCATGCCGGATAAGGCGATTGACATTATTGATGAGGCGTCCTCCAGGGTGCGCATCCGTCACCGAACCAAACCCATGCCGCTCAAGGATCTGAAGAAGGCGGAGGACTCCTACCGCCGCGACAAGGAAGCCGCACTGGCTACCCAGCAGTACGACTTTGCCGCCGAACTGCGGGAACGTGAATATCAGATCGCCGAAAAACGGCGCAAGATGGAAGAAGAGTGGCAGCAGGAACAAGGCCAGGAAAAGCCCCGGGTCACCAAGGAAGACATTGCCGACGTGGTCAGCATGTGGACCGGGGTACCGTTGTTGCAACTGACCGGCGATGAAACCGAACGGTTGCTGCACATGGAAGAAGTGCTGCACGAACGCATTATCGGCCAGGATGAAGCGATTGTTACCATTGCCAAAGCGGTCAGGCGCGCCCGCGCCGGTCTTAAAGACCCGCGACGGCCTATCGGCAACTTTGTCTTCTTAGGGCCCACCGGCGTCGGCAAGACTGAACTGGCCCGCGCCTTAGCCAAGTTTATGTTCGGTTCAGAAGACAGCATGGTGCGCATTGATATGAGCGAATTCATGGAGAAATTCGCCGTGTCCCGCCTGGTGGGAGCGCCTCCCGGTTATGTCGGTTACGATGAAGGCGGCCAACTCACCGAAGCGGTGCGCCGCAAGGGGTACTGTCTGATTCTGCTGGACGAGATTGAGAAAGCCCATACAGACGTTTTTAATATTCTGCTCCAGATATTTGACGATGGTCACCTGACTGACGCCAAAGGCCGGCGGGTGGATTTCCGCAACAGCATCATCATCATGACCTCCAACATAGGAGCCGACCTGATCCGTAAAGGCTCCGGAGCCATCGGGTTCTCCACAACCAGCGATGAGACCAAAGCGGTTGAGGTCAACTATGAAAAGATGAAGGATAAACTGCTGAGCGAGGTCAAGAAGAGCTTCCGACCGGAGTTCCTGAACCGTATTGACTCCACGGTGGTCTTCCATTCGCTGACCCGTGACCAAATCAGGCAGATAGTTGACCTGCAACTGATGTCGGTTACCACTCAGCTTAAAGAAAAGAATATCGGAATTGAAATCACTGAAGCCGCCAAGGACGTCCTGGGCCGCAAGGGTTATGATGAGGTGTACGGCGCGCGTCCGTTGCGCCGCGTCATCCAGAGCCTGATGGAGGACAAACTTTCCGAGGACCTGCTCCGCGGCGATTACGGCCCCGGCGATACCGTAGTGGTTGATGCCGCCGGCGAAGGTGAAGAACTGGCCTTCACGATCCGACATGCACCGCCGGCGGTGGAGGCTCCGGAAGAGTACCCCGCCCTGGTCGGCGGCAACGAAGGCGAGTAGCGCTGGGGTACCGCCAACTTTGAGCCTAAATTAAAAAGCCGCCGGGTGAATCACCCGGCGGCTTTGTTCAATCATACCGGATAAAGTATTGACATCCCTGTAATGCGGGCATATAGTTGAACAAGCTAATCAACTGGGATTGACAGATGAAACGCCTGATTCCCAAATCGTTGGTTGTTCTTATTGCCTGTATATTCGGTCTTATCCCCCTGTCGCTCAGCGCCGCCGCTTATGATTTTGCGATACAGGATGTCATGTCGGGAGGGATACCAGGAGTTAACGCCGTAGTTAATGGCTCAGGAAATGGCTACTACGGACAGTCTTTACAAGCGACCTTTAATAACGCCACCGGGAACACCTACCACATAAAAGTCCCCATCGGACTGGCCATGGTCCCGCAGAATGTCGTAACTCAAACGATGTACACCGCCGGAGCCGAAATTATCACTGTTCCGCCCGGCACCAGCCAGAGTCTCATCATCGCCTTCTGCGGAGAACAACATGATTCCGGACCCAGGCGCTCAGACATTTTTTCACCTGGCGATATGGCCACAGGCAGTTTACTTCAAACATTGGAGAATATAAACCGGTCAGGGGAATTCGGCAGTACTGCTCAGCATGCCGTCTGGCATCATACCGATGGTTATGACATATCCGGTGATGAGGCAGCCACGGAGTTGGCCCAGGGGTTTGGCTCTCTCGGGACCACCGCGGCCGCTGGTCTGGCGGCAGCGGCCCTGGCCGTTGGGGCCGCTTTGTTGGGAAATCGCTTTGAAAGATACCCAGAAACAAGTGCTTCAGGAGGGTCAGACCCGTACTTTGTTTCCGCCGAAGAGACCTTCGGCGATAGCTATATCACCGGTGCGTCGGGTGATAACCTGCCACCGGAATTACGGCCACCGATTGAAATTGCCGCGATACCGCCGCCGGAGGACCCTGCCGAAGGGATACTGATTGCGGGCGGGGATGATGGCTTTTTTGAAACCCTATTTAATTTGGTACGCCAAGGCGGCCAAATGGAGGTAAAGCCCCCGGCAGTGCGCCCGGCAATCTTCGGCCCGCCGCCACCAGAAGATGAGAGTTTCTGGGAAATGGTCCAACGTATTACGCGGTGGGGACAAACCCAAACACCTGAAGAAAGGGAAGCGCAGGATGAAGCTGATGCGCACGGAGGACAGGTCCTACGGGATAATGCGCCTTTGGGCAGCGGCGGTAAACTCAACCCTGCCTTATCGGGCAATAGTCCCGACCAACTGGTTCGCCAAGTCAATAGAGAAAAGTGGGAGGAAGGCGCCACGGAAGGCATCAGGATTATTCGCCGGTTGATGAATTTAACATCGCTGGCCAACTCCCAGGGAGGCAGCAGAGACACCTCAGGATTTGCCAATATCGGACGGGATCTGGTAGAGCCAGATGCTCGGGGGCTAATTGATATGACCGGGGTTTACCAGAAGGACGCTGCCGCTCATCAGGCTTGGAACGAATTCTATGATAAATACGGCTCGGTTCCCGACCCCGATAACCAAAGCGATGTTCATAATTTCATGAACATTCTCAATCGGTTCAAAGGTCACTGAACATGTCAAACAAAAGCCGACAAGAAGTTTGTATACCAGCCCCCCGCTGTTTTCAACCAATTGAAGTGCAAACTATATTTCACACTCTTTTCCAGGCCCACAGAAAGGGAAAGTTTACATTCCGGGAGTTGGGCGAAGCCTTGAAAGCACTTCGATTCTACGACAGTCAGAGAACGGTGTGGACTATCGGCGCCGGTTCAGGGAAATGGTACCGACTGGTAAATAATCAGTGGCAAAGCGACGGTACACCGGCAGGAGAACTGGTGGCAACCATTCAAAAAGGGTGGCAGCATTATATGTCAACACTGGATCAAGGAGCCAGATGCCTCAAATGCGGTCATGGCCTGCCGGATTCTGCTCGTTTCTGCCTGAATTGTGGCACGACGGCCATTGTCCGAACCGAGACCGACAGAACTACGGTTTTCTGCCGTCATTGCGGAAGTCGTCTGGCGGCAGAGGCCAGGTTCTGCAATCACTGTGGGCAAGAGAGACAGTAATATGTTGAATACCGTAATGTTAATCGCCGGATACGCCTCTATACCACTCGTCCTGTTATCGGTCTTTGCAATGATGAGAACGATCGGCAAACCACGGCCATTAATGGTAACCGGATTGATTGCCCAGATATTATTCAGCGCTCTGTTTTTGCTGCTTTACCGTTTCCTGCTCAATCTGAGTGAACCTACGCTTCTTTCCTGGGGACTGCTGGGCATAGGCCTGTTTGGCGGGGTTTTCCAGGGGTTTACCACAAAAATCAACATCACCGGTGATAAGATTACCGCCAAAAGGTCTGTCATATATCTGATTATCTGGGGCGTGTCCTTCAGTGCGACCCAGGCTTTGGCAATGCTGGGCCAGGATACCATCGCAGCTTACGGCCTTTCATCGGTATATCTAGCGACCGGAATCGCCATTGGAATGAACGCCACTTTATTGGTCAGGCGTCTATTGACCGCCCCTGCCAATGTATCACCATCAATTCTGCAGGGGTCAATCTGCCCCAAGTGTGCTGTGTCCAATTCATCAACAAGAAAATTCTGCCGCAATTGCGGGACGGCTCTGGGTTCGTTTACAGTCCCTGTCGGCTCATCGTGCCCAAATTGCGGACAGACGGCAACGCCGACCCAGAAATATTGTAATCATTGCGGCCGCACATTGCAGTAGTCATTTACGGAGGAATAGTATGCGCTGTCCCAGGTGCCAATCGATAAATGAAGCCGGATCCGGTTTCTGCGGAAACTGCGGGGCTAAACTTGAAATTGTTCCGCCGGCTCCACCGGCGATGAAGGCTGTATCACAGATCTACTGCCAAAGGTGCGGAAAAGGCAATCCTGCCGCGTCCAAATTCTGCGAAAGTTGTGGTTCAGCGATGGGCCCGTTGCCCGAATCTATCCCGAGCGCCGGCAGCATGCAGAATAACAAAACCGGCCATCCTTCCGGGGTCTGGTGGCTGTTACCGATATTATTTGGCTGGTTGGGCGGTATTATCGCCTGGGCGGTGATAAAAGAAAGTAATGGGGGCAGGGCTCGGCAGATGTTGGGGTTGGGATTTTTTATAACTTTTCTATGGATTGGTGTCGCCTTCATGCTGTCAGGCGGTCTTGCATTATCTGATTTCAGTTTTGACTAAAGGCAACGATAAAATCGTTCAGCTATCTCGTGCGGCTTTAATACCGTTTTGGAAGACTTTTAGTCCGGCTCCGGGTTCATCAATACTCTGACGCGTCCATCTGGGGCGCTGGGAGGCGCGGATGAAGCGTTCCGGATGAGGCATCAGGGCAAACACCCGGCCGGTGTTGTCGGTCAGGCCGGCGATATTATCCAGTGCGCCGTTAGGGTTAGCCGGATATTCAGCAGTCGGCTTTCCAAACTCATCGGCATAATAGAAGACCGGACGCAGACGGGACAACATCTCCGGTGCAGCTACCAGTTTGCCCTCACCATGAGCTACCGGCACCTCAAGTTGAGTAATACCTTCAGTCCAGACACAAGGGTTAGAGGGTTCAGCGGTCAGTTTAACCCAGCGGCATTCAAAACGTCCGGAATCATTATTGGTCAGGGTGACCAGCGGCAAAGCGGGGTCAGGCGGCCCGGGCAGGATGCCGGTCTTAATCAGGACCTGGAAACCATTACAGACTCCGATAATCAAACCAGAGCGAGTCATAAACCCCTTCAATGCCTCAAAAAGACGCAGGCGCATCTCATTGGCTTGTACCTTGCCGGCACCCAGGTCATCGCCGTAGGAAAAACCACCGGCGAGGCCGATGACCTGATAATCCCGGAGGTTAACTTCCCCGGAGATAAGCTCGTTGATATGAACGACCCGCGGTACGCCACCGGCCAGTTGAAAGGCCTCAGCCATCTCCCGGTCACAATTGGTACCCGGAGCCCTAAGAACTAAAACCTTAACCTCGGTTACCATTTAAGCGGCCTCTGCCAGGCATTCTTCAAATCAGTTATCCCCTGGTCAATGACAACGTTGCCGTTCAAGCCCTTAACGACCACCCGGTCATCCGAGGCCACCACACCGATTAGGGCGACCGGGGTCATGCCCATTACCTCTTCAAATGCAGCACGGTTTTCCGGTGCGACTTCAGCCAAAAAGCGGGAATTGGATTCCGCAAAAAGCAACGTGTCGTCACGGATAATGTCATTATCTCGCATTACCTTGGACAGGGATACATCAGCACCATATCCTCCGGCAAAAGCCATTTCCGCCAGGGCAACACCCAGGCCGCCTTCAGACAGGTCATGGCACGCCTGCACCAATCTTTTATCGGTAGCCGCCGCCAGACGCTCATAGATAGCGCGGGCCTGGGCCGTATCCACCGCAGGAGCGCCGTTACCGATACAACCCCGGTGGGCATAGTAGGCCGACCCGCCGAGTTCTGCCCGGGTACGGCCGATGGCATAAATCAGGTTGCCGGGTGACTTGAAATCCATGGTGACGGCTTTTGAGGTATCCGCCATAATACTGATAGCCGAGATTAACAGAGTATGCGGAATGGATACGATTTTATCACCCACCCGGAACTGGTTATTCAATGAGTCTTTACCGGAGATAAAAGGCGTTTCATAGGCCAGTGACAGATCGGCGCAAGCCTGAGCCGCCCGGGCCAGCGCGCCGAGGGCGGCCTGATCAGTGGCTGAACCCCAGCAGAAATTATCCAGCAGCGCCAGGCGATCCAGCGAACCGCCGACGGCGATAATCTGCCGCACCGCTTCATCAACCGCTGAGGCCGCCATATTGTAGGCATCCACATCGGCATAAGCCGGATTGATGCCACAGGAAACAATCACACCCCGCTGCGAACCGGCAACGGGTTTGACGATAGAGGCGTCACCCGGACCGTCGGATTGCCGGCCTACCAGCGGTTTCAGTACACTGCTGCCCTGAACTTCATGGTCGTACTGGCGGATAACCCATTCTTTGGAGCAGGTGTTCCACCGGCCTAACAGCTGTAACAGATCATCATCCAGCCGCTCCGGGCAGGGAAACGACGGCTCCGGATTTGACGACGGCCGGTCGGTGGCCACGAGTTCCAGTTGCGGCCGTCCTTCATGCAGAAAATCCATATCCAGGTCACAGACCTGATGGTTTTTATAATGAAGTTTTAATTTTTTGTCATCGGTAAACTCACCTATTGCGGAAACTTCTACACCTTCGCCGCGACAAATTTCTTCCAGGCGGGCAAAGTGCTGCGGCGGAACGGCCAGCACCATCCGTTCCTGAGACTCGGAAATCCAGATCTCGGCATAGGACAAACCGGAGTATTTCAGCGGTACCCGGTCCAGGTGAACTTCCACTCCGGTGTCAGCTCCCATCTCGCCGACTGCGGAGGACAACCCGCCGCCGCCGACATCGGTAATGCGGCTGAAAAGTCTTTCATCCCGAGCCTGGATGATGGCTTCAATCATTCGCTTTTCCACGATGGGGTTGCCGATCTGCACCGAGGAAAAGGACTGCTCATTGCTCTTATCGGACAGTGCTTCGGATGAAAAGGTAACCCCGTGAATGCCGTCACGACCGGTTCGGCCGCCCATCAGCACCACCAGATCACCCGGGGACTGCTGTCCCGGTTTAGCTGCCCAGACCGGCATGATACCGGCAGTGCCGCAATAGACCAGCGGATTGCCGGTGTACCGTTCGTCAAAAAGCACCGCCCCATTGACAGTGGGAATACCCAGGCGATTACCATAATCAGCCACCCCGGAGCGAACACCTTTAAATACCCGGCGGGGGTGCAACGCACCGGGCGGGACTTCTTCGTACGGCATATCCGGTTCGCCAAAGCAGAAAACATCGGTATTAAAAATGGGACGGGCGGCGAGCCCGGTGCCTAGGACATCACGGATTACCCCGCCCAAACCGGTGGCAGCGCCGCCATAAGGCTCTACCGCTGAGGGATGGTTGTGGGTTTCCACCTTAAAACAGACGGCGTACTCACCATCAAAATCAATCACACCGGAATTATCCACAAAAACGCTCAGGCACCAGGGCTTGTCAAGCTGTTTGGTCGCCCGGGCAATAGTGGATTTGAGTAAGTTATCTATGACCTGACCGTCAAGGTTATATCTGGCCTTGAAGGTCTTGTGAACGCAATGCTCACTCCATGACTGGGCCAGCGTTTCCAATTCCACATCTGTCGGCTTGCGGCCGGCTTTCTGATAATAATCAGCGGCGACCCGGACTTCGTCCGGTGACAGGCAGAAATCTCGGCCGACGGCACACAGCGCGGAATCGTCATCCAGCAGGTCAACTTCCCGCAGCGCAAAATCATAAACCGGGTTTTCCCCGAAAATGACCGAGGCCGGCGTCACCGCATGCTGAATAATGGGATTGAGCAACAGCCGGTTGGTAATCAAGGTGAGGGTATCGGCGTCAAAATCACCTTCCAGAAGATAGAGCTTGCCGGTTCGGGCGCCGGAAAGAGTCACGCCCAGATCCGCCGCTGCCTTCAGAATGGTCTCTTCCACCGGATCGGCAACACCCGGATTGTGAACAACCAGCACCGCCTGACCGGTAAATGATTTTTCCACGGGTTGTTCCACGGAGAACGTCTCGGTCACCGGGTCGGCCAACAGCTCTCGGCCCACGATATCGGCGTCAGATCGTTCAATATCGCCCTTAAGCCAGTACACGTCGGAAACTCTGACATTGGTGACACCACTGAGATTAAGGTCGGCGATGTCCTTTAACAGCGCCGCACCGCGCCGGTCGGTAAGATTGGAAACGGGTGAAACATCAATGCGGTAAATCAAGATGCTTTATTATAGCCAAAATCAGCCGGTGGGGCTAATCTTTGCCAGACGAAGGTTTTTGCATCAGCACCACGTCTTTGACCGGGAACCGGCAGGACCATCCCAGACCGGCGGCGATAAACCGCAGTGTCTCTTCACGATAAAAAACTACATGAGTGGGATCACGGCGATAATACCAGTCAACAAAGGCGGCATCATCAGTTTGGAAACAGGTCATAACCGCCAGCCGGCCGCCGGGACGAAGCAAACGGTCAAAACCGGTAAACTCTGCCGCTGGCTGGTGAAAATGCTCCGCCGTTTCGGTACAGGTAATAAAATCATAGGTTTGTTCCAGCACCCGGCGGTCAGGATAAAACAAGGGGTCATACAGCTCCACCTGATGTCCGGCTTCCTTAAGTATTTCAGCCAGAGCCGCCCCCGAACCGCAGCCATAGTCCAGACCACTCTGCCCGTCAGACAGCACCTCCAAAAAAGGTATCGCCAGCCGCGACAAAAACGCGCGATAGGCCGGGTCATCCGGATGATTACGGTGCTGCCGGTACCGCTCGTATTCCCTTTCCCGCGGCATTCTGTGAGCGGGGTCCAGAAAAGTTGCCCGGCAAACGGGACAACGGTAATAGTCACGACCGTCAGCCGTAATGAAAAAAGCCGCCGCCGGCGACGGGCAGACAATACAAACCTGATTATTTTTGGAGTCAGTCATCACCTGAGGCTCATTTTAGCAGTAAAACCAGACTGAAGCCATGATTTTGTTGTTATTTATACTCTATGGTAGTATATAGTATATTAACCTAAAGGATGACAAATGGAAAACGCCCCAGCCGTGCAGGAACGCTATCTCTACACCGCCGAGACGGAAACCTTGCTGACCAGAGTCAAGAAGATTCAGGGGCAGGCCCGCGGTATTGAGAAAATGATAACCGACGGCCGTTATTGCCTGGACATCGTCCAGCAGTTGACCGCCCTGTCGGCGGCGGCAGATGAGCTGTCGCTCAAATTGCTGGAAACCCATATTGAGGGTTGTGTCGCCGGAGCTATCCGCGCCGACCAGGCTTCCGGCGAAGCTCACATCAAGGAACTGATGAAATCCATTCGTAAAGCCTTGAAAAGATAAAAAAGGAGAAGCATGATGACGACCACCACACTGACCATTAAAGGCATGAGCTGCGGCAACTGCGTCCGACACGTAGAAAGCGCCCTCAAAAAACAGAACGGCGTCGCCGCGGTCACCGTTGACCTGGCCGCCGGTCAGGCGACCGTGGAGTTTGATCCGCAGGCAACCAACCTCAATACCCTGAAGCAGGCGGTCACTGATGCCGGCTACGAAGCCACTGCTAACGACGAATAAATTCCAGCGGGAACCGGTTCCAGACCGCTATCTCAGGAAGCTGACCAATGACTGAACATCAAAAAACCGTGCCCATAAACCTTTTTATCGGCGGCATGACCTGTGCGGCCTGCGTCCGGCACGTAGAGTCCGCCTTGAAAACCGTGCCCGGCGTCACGGCGGCTACCGTCAACCTGGCGACCAGCAAGGCGCTGGTGTCCTACGACCCGGCGGCGGCCAGCCTGGCTGACCTCAAGAAAGCGATTGAGGACGTGGGTTACTCCGCGGCTTTTAATAACGCCAAGCTGACCATTACCGGCATGACCTGCGCCTCCTGCGTTAACAACGTGGAGCGGGTTATCGGCAATATGCCCGGTGTTTACCATATCATCGTCAACCTCTCCACCGGCAGTGCCTCAGTTGAATATGCCCCGGCGGTGACGCCGCTGGCGGAAATCATCAGCGTCATCAAGGATTCAGGTTACGGCGCGGTGGAAAAGATTGAAGGCCAGGCGGCACTGGACCAGGAACAGGCGGCCCGGGAAGCCGAGATAAAGAAGCAAAAACGTAATCTTATTATCGCCTGGACAATGGGTTTGTTGGTAATGCTGGGTATGTTTCAGCCGTACTGGATTCTGTCATCTTTCATTCCGGAATGGATGAACAATAAGATCTTTCTGTTCTTGCTGACCACCCCTATCGTTTTTGGGCCGGGACGGCAATTCTTCGTAAACTCCTGGAACGGCCTTCGGCGCGGGTTGACCGACATGAACCTTTTGTACGCCACAGGTATCGGGGCAGCCTACCTTATTGCCGTCATCAACACCTTCTTCCCGGAGGCAGGTTTCGGCGGCCCTGAAGCCACTTTTTACGAAGCAGCCGCCCTCCTGACCGCCTTCATCATCCTGGGACGCTATCTGGAAGCCGTCACCCGCGGCCGCACCTCAGAGTCCATTCGCCGCTTGATGAAGCTGCAACCCAAAATGGCGCGGGTGATCCGCGACGGTCAGGAACTGGAGATACCGGCTGACAACGTCGTCGCCGGCGACATCGTCGCGGTGCGCCCCGGAGAAGCGGTGCCGGTTGACGGCATTATTATTGAAGGTTATTCCGCCGTTGACCAGGCCATGATTACCGGCGAAAGCCTGCCCGTGGAAAAACAGGTCGGCGATGAGGTTATCGGCGGCACCATGAACAAGACCGGCGCTTTTCGCTTCAAAGCGACACGCGTCGGCCAAGAAACAGCACTTGCCCAGATCATCAAACTAGTTGAGGATGCCCAGACGACCCGCGCCCCCATCCAAAAACTGGCCGACCGGGTAGCCGGTCACTTTATCCTAGGCGTTCATATTATTGCCCTGTTGGTATTTCTCTTCTGGTTTTTCTTCGGCTATGACCTGTGGTTTACACCGGAAACGAAATTGATTCTGACCCCATATACCCTGCACGGGCTCGGTGTTTTCGGCTTCGCCCTGCTGACCTCCGTCACCGTGCTGGTCATCTCCTGCCCCTGTGCGCTGGGACTGGCCACGCCGTCTGCGGTGATGGCCGGCAGCGGCAAAGGTGCCGAATACGGCATCCTGTTTAAGGGCGCCGATGCCATGGAAACCACCGCCCGTTTAAATGCCATAATATTTGATAAAACCGGCACTTTGACTCGCGGTGAACCTTCGGTGACCGACGTAGTCACCACGGGAAGTTTTGAACGCGATGAAGTCTTACACCTGGCAGCGGCAGTGGAAAAACACTCCGAACACCCGCTGGGAGAAGCGATCGTCCGGGCCTATCAGGAAGAGAGTACCCAGCCGGCCGAAGCAACCAACTTCAGCGCTTTACCCGGCCACGGTGTCGCCGCCCTATTTAACAACCGCCGGGTGCTGTTAGGAAACCGCAAGCTG from Dehalogenimonas sp. W includes the following:
- a CDS encoding heavy metal translocating P-type ATPase, yielding MTEHQKTVPINLFIGGMTCAACVRHVESALKTVPGVTAATVNLATSKALVSYDPAAASLADLKKAIEDVGYSAAFNNAKLTITGMTCASCVNNVERVIGNMPGVYHIIVNLSTGSASVEYAPAVTPLAEIISVIKDSGYGAVEKIEGQAALDQEQAAREAEIKKQKRNLIIAWTMGLLVMLGMFQPYWILSSFIPEWMNNKIFLFLLTTPIVFGPGRQFFVNSWNGLRRGLTDMNLLYATGIGAAYLIAVINTFFPEAGFGGPEATFYEAAALLTAFIILGRYLEAVTRGRTSESIRRLMKLQPKMARVIRDGQELEIPADNVVAGDIVAVRPGEAVPVDGIIIEGYSAVDQAMITGESLPVEKQVGDEVIGGTMNKTGAFRFKATRVGQETALAQIIKLVEDAQTTRAPIQKLADRVAGHFILGVHIIALLVFLFWFFFGYDLWFTPETKLILTPYTLHGLGVFGFALLTSVTVLVISCPCALGLATPSAVMAGSGKGAEYGILFKGADAMETTARLNAIIFDKTGTLTRGEPSVTDVVTTGSFERDEVLHLAAAVEKHSEHPLGEAIVRAYQEESTQPAEATNFSALPGHGVAALFNNRRVLLGNRKLMADHGIDIASVETEAVRLEHEGKTAMFVAVDDAMAGIVAVADTLKETSAPAVAELKRLGIRVLMITGDNRRTADAVARQVGIDQVLAEVLPEDKAGEVKKLQAEGLKVGMVGDGINDAPALAQADVGIAIGSGTDVAKETGHVILVRDDILDVVAALQVGRQTLGLIRQNLFWAFGYNTLAIPLGMGLLYPFTGQMVSPELAALLMATSSLSVTLNTLRMRGFVPAIRRNVIKARGAV